One part of the Trichocoleus desertorum ATA4-8-CV12 genome encodes these proteins:
- the treY gene encoding malto-oligosyltrehalose synthase, translating to MRIPNATYRIQFNSAFGFEDARKITAYLANLGISDLYASPIFKARAGSSHGYDVVDPSQLNPELGPTEAFETLVQELQQHNMGWLQDIVPNHMAYDSENHYLMDVLENGPTSEYVEYFDIAWNFPFDENKDRILTPLLGDFYGRCLENGQIQLDYDATGLSVNYYSLKIPLKLESYAQFITHNLGRLTRALGRQNPDFVKLLGILYLLKNVPLEATGKQRQDQIAFVKGLLWELYNSNEEVKAFIEQNIQDFNGEAGNPESFNLLDSLLSDQFFRLSFWKVGAEEINYRRFFTVNELISIRVEELKVFNNTHNLICKLVEEGKFTGLRIDHIDGLYNPLQYLERLREKTGDTYITVEKILESGEELPRDWPIEGTSGYDYLNYVSGIFCKAENESRFDEIYAKLTRFRSTYADLVNENKRLILEKNLAGDIENLTQLLKNISGKYRYGNDFTINGLKRALAEILTIFPIYRTYVTQEGFSERDRPYITEVIDSAKERVPLLQNELNFIEKLLLLDYEDSLTQAEKDYWLYFVMRMQQYTGPLMAKGVEDTTLYVYNRLVSLNEVGGDPSHFGLSLEAFHEFNQKRQAKWPHAMNATATHDTKRGEDMRARLNVLSEIPDEWEQQVTHWSQMNRSQKVRRQREIMPDDNDEYFFYQTVVGAFPFQTDEFEQFVGRVKDYVIKAVREAKVHTAWLRPDAEYENAFSQFVDSVLQPAEDNPFLKELRPFQQRVAYYGMFNSLSQTLLKLASPGIPDLYQGTEFWELSLVDPDNRRPVNFEQRQAYLEDLKQKIATNVPDLISELLDSKEDGRIKLFLTFQGLQARNQAVELFRDGDYLPLKVTGQWQNHVVAFARRYQDQMAIAIAPRFLTEMIQPGEYPLTQQVWQDTAIELPSGAPTRWRNALTAQSLEANSTLLVGEVLQHFPVALLLS from the coding sequence GAGCAGGCAGCTCTCACGGGTATGATGTCGTTGATCCCAGCCAACTCAACCCAGAGTTAGGTCCAACTGAAGCTTTTGAAACGTTGGTGCAAGAACTGCAACAGCACAACATGGGGTGGCTGCAAGACATTGTGCCCAACCACATGGCTTACGACAGCGAAAACCATTACCTCATGGATGTGCTGGAGAATGGCCCCACATCGGAGTATGTAGAGTATTTCGATATCGCCTGGAACTTTCCTTTTGATGAGAATAAAGACCGAATTTTAACGCCCTTGTTAGGAGATTTTTATGGGCGCTGTCTAGAGAATGGGCAAATTCAGCTTGATTATGATGCAACTGGATTAAGCGTTAATTATTACAGCTTAAAAATACCCCTCAAGCTAGAATCCTACGCCCAGTTCATTACCCACAATCTGGGACGGCTTACTAGAGCTTTAGGTAGACAAAATCCCGATTTTGTGAAGCTGCTTGGCATTCTTTACCTACTTAAAAACGTCCCTTTGGAAGCCACGGGTAAACAGCGGCAAGATCAAATTGCTTTTGTGAAAGGTTTGCTGTGGGAGCTTTACAACAGTAATGAGGAAGTAAAAGCGTTCATTGAGCAAAACATCCAAGATTTCAATGGTGAAGCTGGTAATCCGGAAAGCTTTAATCTTTTAGACAGTTTGCTTTCTGATCAGTTCTTTAGGCTTTCGTTCTGGAAAGTGGGAGCGGAAGAGATTAACTATCGTCGATTTTTTACAGTCAATGAGTTGATTTCCATTCGAGTTGAAGAGTTAAAAGTATTCAATAACACTCATAATCTCATTTGTAAGCTCGTAGAAGAAGGTAAGTTTACTGGGTTGAGAATTGACCATATTGATGGTCTATATAATCCCCTCCAGTACTTAGAGCGTCTCCGAGAAAAAACAGGTGATACCTATATCACTGTAGAAAAGATTTTGGAGTCAGGGGAGGAATTGCCCCGTGATTGGCCGATTGAAGGGACATCGGGGTATGACTACTTGAATTATGTCAGCGGAATTTTCTGCAAGGCTGAAAACGAGTCAAGATTTGATGAAATCTACGCGAAGCTGACTCGTTTTAGGTCTACCTATGCTGATCTGGTCAATGAAAACAAGCGGCTGATTTTAGAGAAAAACTTAGCGGGAGATATCGAGAACTTAACACAGCTGCTGAAAAATATTTCAGGTAAATACCGTTATGGCAACGATTTCACGATTAACGGTCTCAAGCGAGCGTTGGCAGAAATCTTGACCATCTTCCCCATTTACCGTACCTATGTGACTCAGGAGGGCTTTTCTGAGCGCGATCGCCCCTATATTACGGAAGTGATTGACAGTGCCAAGGAGCGGGTGCCACTCCTGCAAAATGAGCTGAACTTCATTGAAAAACTGTTGCTCTTAGATTACGAAGACTCCCTAACCCAAGCGGAGAAAGATTATTGGCTGTACTTTGTCATGCGGATGCAGCAGTACACAGGCCCCTTGATGGCCAAAGGAGTTGAAGATACGACTCTGTATGTCTATAACCGCCTTGTCTCCCTAAATGAAGTCGGTGGAGACCCCAGCCACTTTGGGTTGTCTTTAGAGGCTTTCCACGAATTTAATCAAAAACGGCAAGCCAAATGGCCCCATGCCATGAATGCCACGGCTACCCATGACACCAAGCGTGGAGAAGATATGCGGGCGCGGCTAAACGTCCTCTCAGAAATCCCGGACGAGTGGGAGCAGCAAGTGACTCATTGGAGCCAGATGAACCGCTCCCAGAAAGTGCGCCGTCAGCGTGAGATCATGCCCGATGACAATGATGAGTACTTCTTCTACCAAACTGTGGTGGGAGCTTTTCCTTTTCAAACAGATGAGTTTGAGCAGTTTGTAGGGCGGGTAAAAGACTATGTGATTAAAGCGGTACGGGAAGCCAAAGTTCATACCGCTTGGCTGCGACCAGATGCCGAATATGAAAATGCCTTTTCTCAGTTTGTAGACTCGGTTTTGCAACCTGCGGAGGACAATCCTTTTCTTAAAGAGTTGCGTCCCTTCCAGCAGCGAGTGGCTTACTATGGCATGTTCAATTCCTTATCCCAAACCTTGCTCAAACTGGCTTCTCCAGGTATCCCTGACTTGTACCAAGGAACGGAGTTCTGGGAGTTGAGTTTGGTGGACCCGGATAACCGCCGTCCAGTGAACTTTGAGCAGCGCCAAGCTTATTTGGAAGATCTTAAGCAGAAAATTGCCACTAATGTTCCGGATCTAATTTCCGAGTTGTTAGACTCTAAAGAAGATGGCCGTATTAAGCTGTTTCTGACTTTTCAAGGGTTACAGGCTAGAAACCAAGCGGTTGAACTATTCCGCGATGGAGATTATCTACCGCTGAAGGTAACGGGGCAGTGGCAGAATCATGTAGTGGCGTTTGCTCGACGGTATCAAGACCAAATGGCGATCGCGATCGCGCCTCGGTTTTTAACAGAGATGATTCAACCCGGTGAGTATCCGCTGACGCAACAGGTTTGGCAAGATACAGCGATCGAGTTGCCGTCTGGTGCCCCGACTAGATGGCGAAATGCCCTGACGGCTCAATCTCTAGAGGCGAATAGCACGTTACTAGTTGGGGAAGTGCTGCAACATTTCCCTGTGGCATTATTGCTGAGCTAG